From Lycium ferocissimum isolate CSIRO_LF1 chromosome 12, AGI_CSIRO_Lferr_CH_V1, whole genome shotgun sequence, one genomic window encodes:
- the LOC132039135 gene encoding uncharacterized protein LOC132039135: MEIHNDMGVRVYVELKREKSVLGMYPLCVSITDNNVEEIATGECVFRDDVLQLGYDDNLEDMDAYDSNEFDLSNCGKAVVFLEEDNKLIISNAEQKEIFVDQIYKDKDTLKLVMANYAIRERFNFKTERSNAISYTVVCMSPECEWKLRASSVGKSKLFRVRYFHDEHTCPLKDKVYSQRQATSWFIGESVVKPKIANHKRKVSPGDIMDDVKNEFGVDVSYMLAWRAREKAMNDLRGDPICFIQ, encoded by the exons ATGGAAATACACAACGATATGGGAGTTAGGGTGTATGTTGAGCTTAAGAGGGAAAAAAGTGTTTTGGGGATGTATCCATTGTGCGTTAGTATTACAGATAATAATGTTGAGGAGATTGCAACTGGTGAGTGTGTTTTTAGAGATGATGTGCTTCAACTTGGATACGATGATAATTTGGAGGATATGGATGCGTATGATTCTAATGAATTCGATCTGTCAAATTGTGGAAAGGCTGTTGTATTTTTAGAGGAGGACAACAAATTGATTATTTCCAACGCAGAACAGAAGGAAATTTTTGTAGATCAAATTTACAAGGATAAGGATACATTGAAACTTGTAATGGCGAATTATGCTATTCGAGAACGATTCAATTTCAAAACTGAGAGATCAAATGCTATAAG CTATACAGTCGTATGTATGTCGCCTGAATGTGAATGGAAATTACGAGCGTCAAGTGTTGGAAAATCTAAACTGTTCAGAGTTAGGTATTTCCATGATGAACATACATGCCCTTTGAAGGACAAGGTATATTCACAGAGGCAAGCAACAAGTTGGTTTATTGGGGAATCGGTTGTTAAGCCGAAAATAGCGAACCACAAGAGGAAAGTTAGCCCTGGGGATATAATGGACGACGTAAAAAATGAATTCGGCGTAGATGTTTCTTACATGCTGGCCTGGAGAGCTAGAGAAAAAGCTATGAATGATTTGAGGGGGGATCCTATTTGCTTCATACAATAA